From Streptomyces sp. 6-11-2, one genomic window encodes:
- a CDS encoding MFS transporter has protein sequence MGSTVTSSEPAPAATASSRPGYGQLLRTRGAWTFLLPGFAARQPFAMLTISIVLLVQHTTGSYGAAGATAAVTGVSMALFAPYSGRLADRYGQRAVLVPGVLAHTLAGLTLTALALAHAPLWALFAAAVPTGASVPQVGPMVRARWGVMLKDSPLMTTAAAFESVTDELTFVVGPLLATALCTTVTPAAGLVTEAALTLVGGLLFAAQKRTQPPVTGGGHTRVEQTPALRVPGVRVLIATFLGIGSVFGGMQVSLAAFTESIGEPGLNGVLYGTFAAGNMISGVVCGAIAWKTAPQHRLLVGYTALALAASALWTAHSVPLLAALGLLVGMCIAPALITGYTLVESLVPAGARTEAFTWLTGAVALGQAAAVTVAGQLEDRLWGGAGFLVPMTGTVLALLALVALRSRLAARSQGRTVARGVGHRAHVTVD, from the coding sequence GTGGGATCCACGGTCACCAGCTCCGAACCGGCGCCGGCCGCGACGGCATCCTCCCGCCCTGGATACGGGCAACTACTGCGCACCCGCGGCGCCTGGACGTTCCTGCTCCCCGGTTTCGCCGCGCGCCAGCCGTTCGCGATGCTCACCATCTCCATCGTGCTGCTGGTGCAGCACACCACCGGCTCCTACGGCGCGGCAGGCGCCACCGCGGCCGTCACCGGCGTCTCCATGGCGCTGTTCGCGCCCTACAGCGGACGCCTCGCCGACCGCTACGGACAGCGCGCGGTACTGGTCCCCGGCGTTCTGGCGCACACCCTCGCGGGGCTGACGCTGACCGCGCTCGCCCTGGCCCACGCCCCCCTGTGGGCGCTGTTCGCGGCGGCCGTGCCGACCGGCGCCTCCGTGCCGCAGGTCGGCCCGATGGTGCGCGCCCGCTGGGGCGTCATGCTCAAGGACTCGCCGCTGATGACCACCGCGGCCGCCTTCGAGTCCGTCACCGACGAGCTGACGTTCGTCGTCGGCCCCCTTCTGGCGACCGCCCTGTGCACCACCGTCACCCCGGCCGCCGGACTGGTGACGGAGGCCGCGCTGACCCTGGTCGGCGGTCTGCTGTTCGCCGCGCAGAAGCGCACCCAGCCGCCCGTCACCGGCGGTGGGCACACGCGCGTGGAGCAGACCCCCGCCCTGCGCGTCCCCGGCGTGCGGGTGCTGATCGCGACCTTCCTCGGCATCGGCTCGGTCTTCGGCGGCATGCAGGTCTCGCTGGCCGCGTTCACCGAGTCGATCGGCGAACCCGGCCTCAACGGCGTGCTGTACGGAACCTTCGCCGCGGGCAACATGATCTCCGGCGTCGTCTGCGGCGCGATCGCCTGGAAGACCGCCCCGCAGCACCGTCTCCTCGTCGGCTACACCGCCCTGGCGCTGGCCGCGTCCGCACTGTGGACCGCGCACTCGGTGCCGCTCCTGGCGGCGCTCGGCCTCCTGGTCGGCATGTGCATCGCACCCGCCCTGATCACCGGCTACACCCTGGTGGAGAGCCTGGTCCCGGCCGGCGCCCGCACCGAGGCGTTCACCTGGCTCACGGGCGCGGTCGCGCTCGGCCAGGCGGCGGCGGTCACCGTCGCCGGGCAGCTGGAGGACCGCCTGTGGGGCGGCGCCGGCTTCCTGGTGCCGATGACCGGCACGGTGCTCGCCCTTCTCGCCCTGGTCGCCCTCAGGTCGCGGCTCGCGGCCCGGTCGCAGGGCCGCACGGTCGCACGTGGCGTCGGTCACCGCGCTCACGTCACAGTGGACTGA
- a CDS encoding FmdB family zinc ribbon protein has product MPTYQYQCTECGEGLEAVQKFTDDALTECPGCGGRLKKVFSAVGIVFKGSGFYRNDSRGSSSSSSAASSSKSSSPSSSGSSSSSSGSSSGSSSSSGSSGSSSSSTSSAGSSAA; this is encoded by the coding sequence GTGCCCACCTATCAGTACCAGTGCACCGAGTGCGGCGAGGGCCTCGAGGCGGTGCAGAAGTTCACCGACGACGCGCTCACCGAGTGCCCCGGTTGCGGTGGCCGCCTGAAGAAGGTGTTCTCCGCGGTCGGCATTGTCTTCAAGGGATCCGGCTTCTACCGCAACGACAGCCGCGGCTCCTCGTCGAGCAGCAGCGCGGCGTCGTCGTCGAAGTCGTCGAGCCCGTCTTCCTCGGGTTCCTCGTCCTCCTCGTCGGGGTCGTCCTCCGGCTCGTCCTCCTCGTCGGGGTCGTCCGGGTCGTCCTCGTCGTCCACGAGCTCGGCCGGCAGCTCCGCCGCCTGA
- a CDS encoding potassium/proton antiporter, with protein MTVHHLNQLLLACSVVLLVAVAAVRISSRSGLPSLLVYLGIGVVMGSDGLGHIHFTNAELTQVIGYAALVVILAEGGLGTKWKEIKPVLPAAATLAVVGVAVSVGVTAAAAHYLAGLGWSQALIIGAVVSSTDAAAVFSVLRKIPLPARVTGTLEAESGFNDAPVVILVVAFSTAGPIEHWYVLVGEIALELAIGAAIGLAVGWLGSWGLRHVALPASGLYPIAVMAIAVTAYAAGALAHGSGFLAVYLASMVLGNAKLPHWPATRGFAEGLGWIAQIGMFVMLGLLVTPHELLDDVWPALVIGLVLTMVARPLGVVASLLPFRVPWQEQALMSWAGLRGAVPVILATIPMVNGVDATHRIFNIVFVLVVVYTLVQGPTLPWLARKLRLGSGEEAADLGIESAPLERLRGHLLSVAIPAGSRMHGVEINELRLPSGSAVTLVVREGKSFVPLPTTTLRRGDELLVVATDPVREAAEQRLRAVGRGGKLAGWLGADGAGAGSRG; from the coding sequence CTGACTGTTCACCACCTCAACCAGCTCCTGCTCGCCTGCTCGGTCGTCCTGCTCGTCGCGGTCGCAGCGGTCCGGATCTCCTCGCGCAGCGGGCTCCCCAGCCTGCTCGTCTACCTGGGGATCGGCGTCGTCATGGGCTCGGACGGCCTTGGCCACATCCACTTCACCAACGCCGAACTGACCCAGGTCATCGGCTACGCGGCCCTCGTCGTGATCCTCGCCGAGGGCGGTCTCGGCACGAAGTGGAAAGAGATCAAGCCGGTCCTTCCGGCCGCCGCCACCCTGGCGGTGGTCGGCGTCGCCGTGAGTGTCGGCGTCACAGCGGCCGCCGCCCACTACCTCGCCGGCCTGGGGTGGAGTCAGGCGCTGATCATCGGCGCGGTGGTGTCCTCCACGGACGCGGCGGCCGTCTTCTCGGTGCTGCGCAAGATCCCCCTGCCCGCGCGCGTGACGGGCACGCTGGAAGCCGAGTCCGGCTTCAACGACGCCCCCGTGGTCATCCTGGTCGTCGCTTTCTCCACCGCGGGACCGATCGAGCACTGGTACGTCCTGGTGGGCGAGATAGCCCTGGAGCTGGCCATCGGCGCAGCCATCGGCCTGGCGGTGGGCTGGCTCGGTTCCTGGGGCCTGCGGCACGTCGCGCTGCCCGCCTCCGGCCTCTACCCGATCGCCGTCATGGCGATCGCCGTCACGGCGTACGCCGCCGGCGCGCTGGCCCACGGCAGCGGCTTCCTGGCCGTCTACCTCGCGTCGATGGTGCTCGGCAACGCCAAGCTGCCGCACTGGCCCGCCACCCGCGGCTTCGCCGAAGGGCTCGGCTGGATCGCCCAGATCGGCATGTTCGTCATGCTCGGTCTGCTGGTCACCCCGCACGAGCTGCTCGACGACGTCTGGCCCGCCCTCGTCATCGGCCTGGTGCTGACCATGGTCGCGCGACCGCTGGGCGTGGTGGCCAGCCTGCTGCCCTTCCGGGTGCCGTGGCAGGAACAGGCCCTGATGTCCTGGGCCGGACTGCGCGGCGCCGTGCCCGTCATCCTGGCGACGATCCCCATGGTGAACGGGGTCGACGCCACCCACCGCATCTTCAACATCGTCTTCGTCCTGGTCGTCGTCTACACCCTCGTGCAGGGGCCGACCCTGCCCTGGCTCGCCCGCAAGCTGCGGCTGGGGTCCGGAGAGGAGGCCGCCGACCTCGGCATCGAGTCGGCGCCCCTGGAACGGCTGCGCGGCCACCTGCTGTCCGTCGCCATCCCCGCCGGGTCCCGGATGCACGGCGTCGAGATCAACGAGCTGCGGCTGCCATCCGGGTCCGCGGTCACCCTGGTGGTCCGCGAGGGCAAGTCGTTCGTACCGCTGCCGACCACCACCCTGCGGCGCGGCGACGAACTCCTCGTCGTCGCCACCGACCCGGTCCGGGAGGCGGCCGAACAGCGCCTGCGCGCGGTCGGCCGGGGCGGCAAGCTGGCCGGATGGCTGGGCGCCGACGGAGCGGGGGCGGGCAGCCGAGGCTGA